A genomic segment from Paralichthys olivaceus isolate ysfri-2021 chromosome 22, ASM2471397v2, whole genome shotgun sequence encodes:
- the LOC138406608 gene encoding uncharacterized protein yields the protein MMTSPQFILYLTCFLFGKMVQMHHFILSHQHRGFKSVDVGDNLTFQCFYERDKMIYWFKQTPGQKPRSIAMTYKFSKDFSLLNEFKNNSRFTLESTDVVSHLKISDVQLSDSATYYCSKSRSFEFEFMEGVTVSVKGSGLNIQALVHQSENIQPGGSVTLSCTVHTGTCGGEHSVYWFKNSEEPQSGLIYTHGDRKDQCERKPDTQTHTCVYNLSMRLNRSHAGTYYCAVAACGHILFGHGTKLDVDDELDRLVVFLSATSAFTTVLSVLLAFSIYMMRVPDPCAPSSKLNAKDEQSEDDPCYIAHREIKMNRSRGQRDDTWSECVYLSVRQ from the exons atgatgacatctccgcagttcattctctacctgacatgtttcctcttcgggaaaatgg ttcagatgcatcattttatcttgtctcatcaacacagaggatttaaatcagttgatgttggagacaacttgactttcCAGTGTTTCTATGAGAGGGACAAGATGATTTATTGgttcaagcaaacaccaggacagaagcctCGATCAATCGCAATGACTTACAAATTCTCTAaagatttttcattattaaatgaaTTCAAGAACAATTCACGCTTCACTCTGGAATCTACTGATGTTGTGAGTCACCTAAAAATCTCAGATGTGcaactttcagactcagctaCTTACTACTGTTCAAAGAGTCGTTCATTTGAGTTTGAGTTCATGGagggcgtcactgtcagtgtgaaaggttcagggttgaacatccaggctctggtgcatcagtctgagaacatccagccaggaggctctgtgactctcagctgtacagttcacactgggacctgtggtggagaacacagtgtttactggttcaagaactctgaagaacctcagtcaggactcatttacacccacggagacaggaaggatcagtgtgagaggaaacctgacacacagacacacacctgtgtctacaacttgtcaatgagactgaaccgttctcatgctgggacctactactgtgctgtcgctgcatgtggacacatactgtttggaCACGGGACCAAGCTGGACGTTGATG ATGAGCTGGACAGGCTGGTGGTTTTCTTGAGTGCAACTTCGGCATTCACGACCGTGCTGAGTGTTTTACTGGCTTTCTCAATATACATGATGAGGGTTCCAG atCCTTGTGCTCCATCCTCCAAATTAAATGCAAAG GATGAGCAGAGTGAAGACGACCCCTGCTACATTGCTCACAGGGAGATAAAGATGAACAGAtccagaggacagagggatgatacctggagtgagtgtgtgtacttgaGTGTGAGGCAGTAG
- the LOC138406455 gene encoding uncharacterized protein: MMTSPQFILYLTCFLFGKMVQMHHFILSHQHRGFKSVDVGDNLTLQCFYEKEDEMIYWFKQTPGQKPRIISVTYTFSKKSLILNEFKNNPRFTLESTDVVSHLKISDVQLSDSATYYCSKSNSYVFEFMEGVTVSVKGSGLNIQALVHQSENIQPGGSVTLSCTVHTGTCDGEHSVYWFKNSEEPQSGLIYTHGDRKDQCERKPDTQTHTCVYNLSMRLNRSHAGTYYCAVAACGHILFGNGTKLDVDDEVNWTVFFLSGALTFTISVLLAVLLYKINKRTCWRCSESCTQPSSPSTTNAEGNQDADGLHYAALNVKVASRSRRQRDNTRDECVYSGVKL, from the exons atgatgacatctccgcagttcattctctacctgacatgtttcctcttcgggaaaatgg ttcagatgcatcattttatcttgtctcatcaacacagaggatttaaatcagttgatgttggagacaacttgactttGCAGTGTTTCTATGAGAAGGAGGACGAGATGATTTATTGgttcaagcaaacaccaggacagaagcctCGAATTATCTCAGTGACTTATACATTCTCTAAAAAAAGTTTGATATTAAATGAATTCAAGAACAATCCACGCTTCACTCTGGAATCTACTGATGTTGTGAGTCACCTAAAAATCTCAGATGTGcaactttcagactcagctaCTTACTACTGTTCAAAGAGTAATTCATATGTGTTTGAGTTCATGGagggcgtcactgtcagtgtgaaaggttcagggttgaacatccaggctctggtgcatcagtctgagaacatccagccaggaggctctgtgactctcagctgtacagttcacactgggacctgtgatggagaacacagtgtttactggttcaagaactctgaagaacctcagtcaggactcatttacacccacggagacaggaaggatcagtgtgagaggaaacctgacacacagacacacacctgtgtctacaacttgtcaatgagactgaaccgttctcatgctgggacctactactgtgctgtcgctgcatgtggacacatactgtttggaaacgggacCAAGCTGGACGTTGATG ATGAGGTGAACTGGACGGTGTTTTTCCTGAGTGGAGCTTTGACATTCaccatcagtgttttgctgGCTGTGTTACTGTACAAGATAAACAAGAGAACATGCTGGAGATGTTCAG AGTCTTGTACACAACCATCATCTCCCTccacaacaaatgcagag GGCAACCAAGATGCAGATGGCCTCCATTACGCTGCgttaaatgtgaaagtggcCAGCAGATCAAGACGACAGAGGGACAACACCagggatgaatgtgtgtactcaggtgttaaactgtag